The proteins below come from a single Streptomyces spongiicola genomic window:
- the purF gene encoding amidophosphoribosyltransferase yields MPRGDGRLSHDLLPGEKGPQDACGVFGVWAPGEEVAKLTYFGLYALQHRGQESAGIAVSNGSQILVFKDMGLVSQVFDETSLGSLQGHIAVGHARYSTTGASVWENAQPTFRATAHGSIALGHNGNLVNTARLAEMVADLPRQDGRATQVAATNDTDLVTALLAGQTDDDGKPLTVEEAAAKVLPDVRGAFSLVFMDEDTLYAARDPQGIRPLVLGRLERGWVVASESAALDICGASLVREIEPGELIAIDENGIRTSRFAEAKPKGCVFEYVYLARPDTDIAGRNVYLSRVEMGRRLAKEAPVEADLVIATPESGTPAAIGYAEASGIPYGSGLVKNAYVGRTFIQPSQTIRQLGIRLKLNPLKEVIKGRRLVVVDDSIVRGNTQRALVRMLREAGAAEVHIRISSPPVKWPCFFGIDFATRAELIANGMTIEEIGTSLGADSLAYISIDGMIEATTIDKPNLCRACFDGEYPMELPDPELLGKQLLESELAGGADAADALRRP; encoded by the coding sequence GTGCCACGTGGTGACGGACGACTCAGCCACGACCTGCTCCCCGGCGAGAAGGGCCCCCAGGACGCTTGCGGCGTCTTCGGTGTCTGGGCGCCGGGTGAAGAGGTCGCCAAGCTCACGTACTTCGGGCTCTACGCCCTTCAACACCGGGGCCAGGAATCCGCGGGCATCGCGGTCAGCAACGGCTCCCAGATCCTCGTCTTCAAGGACATGGGCCTCGTGTCCCAGGTCTTCGACGAGACCTCCCTCGGCTCCCTCCAGGGCCATATCGCGGTCGGTCACGCCCGCTACTCGACCACGGGCGCCTCCGTGTGGGAGAACGCCCAGCCGACCTTCCGGGCGACCGCCCACGGCTCCATCGCGCTCGGCCACAACGGGAACCTGGTCAACACGGCCCGGCTCGCCGAGATGGTCGCCGACCTCCCCCGCCAGGACGGCCGCGCCACCCAGGTCGCCGCCACCAACGACACCGACCTCGTCACCGCGCTGCTCGCCGGGCAGACGGACGACGACGGCAAGCCCCTCACCGTCGAGGAGGCGGCCGCCAAGGTCCTGCCCGACGTCCGGGGAGCCTTCTCCCTGGTCTTCATGGACGAGGACACCCTGTACGCCGCCCGCGACCCGCAGGGCATCCGCCCGCTGGTCCTCGGCCGGCTGGAGCGCGGCTGGGTGGTGGCCTCCGAGTCGGCCGCACTCGACATCTGCGGTGCGAGTCTGGTGCGCGAGATCGAGCCGGGTGAGCTCATCGCGATAGACGAGAACGGCATCCGCACCTCCCGCTTCGCAGAAGCGAAGCCCAAGGGCTGTGTCTTCGAGTACGTCTACCTCGCCCGCCCCGACACCGACATCGCCGGCCGGAACGTGTACCTCTCCCGTGTGGAGATGGGCCGCCGCCTGGCGAAGGAGGCACCCGTCGAGGCCGATCTCGTCATAGCGACGCCGGAGTCCGGCACTCCCGCGGCCATCGGCTACGCGGAGGCCTCCGGCATCCCCTACGGCTCTGGCCTGGTCAAGAACGCCTATGTGGGCCGGACCTTCATCCAGCCCTCCCAGACGATCCGCCAACTGGGCATCCGCCTCAAGCTGAACCCCCTCAAGGAAGTCATCAAGGGCCGACGGCTGGTGGTGGTCGACGACTCGATCGTCCGCGGCAACACCCAGCGGGCCCTGGTCCGGATGCTGCGCGAAGCCGGAGCAGCCGAGGTCCACATCCGGATCTCGTCGCCTCCCGTCAAGTGGCCGTGCTTCTTCGGCATCGACTTCGCGACCCGCGCCGAGCTGATCGCCAACGGCATGACGATCGAGGAGATCGGCACTTCGCTGGGCGCCGACTCGCTGGCGTACATCTCCATCGACGGCATGATCGAGGCCACCACCATCGACAAGCCGAACCTGTGCCGCGCCTGCTTCGACGGCGAGTACCCGATGGAACTGCCCGACCCCGAGCTGCTCGGCAAGCAGCTGCTGGAGAGCGAGCTTGCGGGTGGCGCCGACGCCGCCGACGCGCTCCGTCGTCCGTGA
- a CDS encoding META domain-containing protein encodes MRTQLIVPAVAALAAVVTLTACGSEQGRGQGAGDGAGGSVRPEAPVTGVHWTVREVTVDGKRTAAPAGAHVEFTAGEAGEAGEAGAKGRAEGNYGCNRFGADVTIKGDTITVGPGEMTEMGCPQGVADFEEALRAAFSGELKAEVSEKNLTLVAAGGDSIALTAQPAAPLAGTEWTVTALLQGEAAASLPPGTEGRAHFVIGEDGSLSGNLGCNDFRAEVETAAAMLTVGRLSSTRKMCTGTAGMLEKAVADALTGQVSYELGHRSLTLTSAGSGKGLVAVAG; translated from the coding sequence ATGCGTACTCAACTGATCGTTCCCGCGGTCGCCGCCCTGGCGGCCGTCGTCACGCTCACGGCCTGCGGCTCCGAACAGGGCCGGGGGCAGGGTGCGGGGGACGGCGCGGGCGGCTCGGTGCGGCCCGAGGCCCCTGTCACCGGTGTGCACTGGACCGTCCGGGAGGTGACCGTCGACGGCAAGAGGACCGCGGCACCGGCGGGAGCCCACGTCGAGTTCACCGCCGGTGAGGCGGGCGAGGCCGGTGAGGCGGGCGCGAAGGGCCGCGCCGAGGGCAACTACGGCTGCAACCGCTTCGGTGCCGATGTGACGATCAAGGGCGACACCATCACGGTCGGGCCCGGGGAGATGACGGAGATGGGCTGCCCGCAGGGTGTCGCCGACTTCGAGGAGGCGCTGCGTGCGGCCTTCTCCGGTGAGCTGAAGGCGGAGGTGTCGGAGAAGAACCTGACCCTGGTGGCCGCCGGCGGCGACTCGATCGCGCTGACCGCGCAGCCCGCCGCCCCGCTGGCGGGCACCGAGTGGACCGTCACCGCCCTGCTCCAGGGGGAGGCGGCCGCCTCCCTGCCGCCCGGCACCGAGGGCAGGGCGCACTTCGTGATCGGCGAGGACGGCTCCCTGAGCGGCAACCTCGGCTGCAACGACTTCCGGGCCGAGGTGGAGACGGCCGCTGCGATGCTCACCGTCGGCCGGCTGTCCAGTACCCGCAAGATGTGCACCGGCACCGCCGGGATGCTGGAGAAGGCCGTGGCCGACGCCCTCACCGGCCAGGTCTCCTACGAGCTCGGGCACCGCAGTCTGACCCTCACCTCCGCGGGCAGTGGGAAGGGGCTGGTGGCGGTGGCGGGCTGA
- a CDS encoding maleylpyruvate isomerase family mycothiol-dependent enzyme, translating into MPPARKRTRSYDPVRIRTAVLAQFGHVRDAVGTLTAEQLARPTRLGDWTVRELAAHIALTFGALAGALDHPEPAEADAALLDWPFSAAGWSGAPDEGARPAAGASRDLPALYGRTAEAVGAALAGSSAERLVRTGSGGMRLGDHLVTRAVELVVHTDDLADATGLDVPYERQALAASVRLLADALAVKAPGGSVELRIPPYAVVQCVEGPRHTRGTPPNVVETDPLTWIRLATGRQGWAAAREAARVSASGERSDLSALLPLRA; encoded by the coding sequence ATGCCACCGGCCAGAAAGCGCACCCGCAGCTACGATCCCGTCAGGATCCGCACCGCCGTCCTCGCCCAGTTCGGGCACGTACGGGACGCCGTCGGGACGCTGACCGCGGAGCAGCTGGCCCGGCCGACCCGGCTCGGTGACTGGACCGTTCGCGAACTCGCCGCGCACATCGCGCTGACCTTCGGCGCCCTCGCCGGGGCCCTCGACCACCCGGAGCCGGCTGAGGCGGACGCCGCGCTGCTGGACTGGCCGTTCTCCGCGGCCGGGTGGTCGGGCGCCCCGGACGAGGGTGCACGGCCGGCGGCCGGCGCCTCCCGGGACCTCCCGGCCCTGTACGGGCGGACCGCCGAAGCGGTCGGAGCCGCGCTGGCGGGCAGCTCCGCAGAGCGGCTGGTGCGCACCGGGTCCGGTGGTATGCGGCTCGGGGACCACCTCGTCACCCGCGCCGTCGAACTGGTCGTCCACACCGACGACCTGGCGGACGCGACCGGGCTCGACGTCCCGTACGAACGCCAGGCGCTGGCCGCCTCCGTGCGCCTGCTCGCCGACGCGCTCGCCGTGAAGGCCCCCGGCGGCTCGGTGGAGCTGAGGATTCCGCCGTACGCCGTGGTGCAGTGCGTCGAGGGCCCCCGGCACACCCGCGGCACGCCTCCGAACGTCGTCGAGACCGACCCGCTGACCTGGATCCGGCTGGCCACGGGACGGCAGGGCTGGGCGGCGGCGCGGGAAGCGGCGAGGGTGAGCGCGAGCGGCGAGCGCTCCGACCTCTCGGCGCTGCTTCCCCTGAGAGCCTGA
- a CDS encoding nuclear transport factor 2 family protein — protein sequence MSEHPHSALVRRGYEAFGEADRETLRSLLTADCVHHVPGRSRVSGHYKGRENILDLYRELGELTGGTMRVGLRGVYPDGRGHVMAVHTIYADRGDRGIEMPGGFWFTVAGGKISDIDECVQDIDEADAFWGAPG from the coding sequence ATGTCCGAGCACCCGCACAGCGCCCTGGTCCGCCGGGGCTACGAAGCGTTCGGCGAAGCCGACCGGGAGACCCTCCGCTCCCTGCTGACGGCGGACTGCGTGCACCACGTCCCCGGCCGAAGCCGGGTCTCCGGGCACTACAAGGGCCGGGAGAACATCCTGGACCTCTACCGGGAACTCGGTGAACTCACCGGCGGCACCATGCGGGTCGGTCTCAGGGGTGTGTACCCCGACGGCCGCGGGCACGTGATGGCCGTCCACACGATCTACGCCGACCGCGGCGACCGCGGGATCGAGATGCCCGGCGGGTTCTGGTTCACCGTCGCCGGCGGGAAGATCTCCGACATCGACGAGTGCGTCCAGGACATCGACGAGGCGGACGCGTTCTGGGGCGCCCCGGGCTGA
- the purL gene encoding phosphoribosylformylglycinamidine synthase subunit PurL, whose product MTLDTVKHATESPEAELPWKELGLKEDEYARIREILGRRPTGAELAMYSVMWSEHCSYKSSKVHLKQFGEKAPENDALLVGIGENAGVVDVGQGYAVTFKVESHNHPSYIEPYQGAATGVGGIVRDILAMGARPVAVMDPLRFGAADHPDTRRVLPGVVAGIGGYGNCLGLPNIGGEVVFDSCYQGNPLVNALCVGVMKHEDIHLAKASGAGNKVILYGARTGGDGIGGVSVLASETFDDTKPAKRPAVQVGDPFQEKLLIECTLEVFREKLVAGIQDLGGAGLSCATSELASAGSGGMRVELDTVPLRDATLSPEEILMSESQERMCAIVEPRHVDRFMEICEKWDVIATVIGEVTEGERLEIFWHGEQIVDVPPGTVAHEGPTYHRPYARPEWQDALQADDAGGLPRPATSGELREQVLKLVGSPNQAAKSWITDQYDRFVQGNTVLAQPEDAGMVRIDPDTNLGVAVATDGNGRYAKLDPYAGAQLALAEAYRNVAASGARPLAVSDCLNFGSPEDPAVMWQFAEATRGLADGCLHLGTPVTGGNVSLYNQTGDTAIHPTPVVAVLGVIDDVTRRTPVAFAEEGQLLYLLGDTREEFGGSAWSQVVHDHLGGLPPKVDLDREKLLAEILVSGSRDGMIDAAHDLSDGGLVQAVTESCLRGGKGARLVVPDGLDAFTFLFSESAGRAVVAVPRSEELRFTDMCGARGLPATRIGVVDGDAVEVQGEFTVPLGELRSAHEETVPALFA is encoded by the coding sequence GTGACCCTGGACACCGTCAAGCACGCAACCGAGTCTCCCGAGGCCGAGCTGCCCTGGAAGGAGCTCGGACTCAAGGAGGACGAGTACGCGCGCATCCGTGAGATCCTCGGCCGCCGCCCGACCGGCGCCGAGCTCGCGATGTACTCCGTCATGTGGTCCGAGCACTGCTCGTACAAGAGCAGCAAGGTCCATCTGAAGCAGTTCGGCGAGAAGGCCCCGGAGAACGACGCGCTGCTCGTCGGCATCGGCGAGAACGCGGGCGTCGTGGACGTCGGCCAGGGGTACGCGGTCACCTTCAAGGTCGAGTCGCACAACCACCCCAGCTACATCGAGCCCTACCAGGGCGCGGCGACCGGCGTCGGCGGCATCGTCCGCGACATCCTCGCGATGGGTGCCCGGCCGGTCGCGGTCATGGACCCGCTGCGTTTCGGCGCCGCGGACCACCCCGACACCAGGCGCGTGCTGCCCGGTGTGGTGGCCGGCATCGGCGGCTACGGCAACTGCCTGGGTCTGCCCAACATCGGCGGCGAGGTCGTCTTCGACTCCTGCTACCAGGGCAACCCGCTGGTCAACGCGCTGTGCGTGGGCGTCATGAAGCACGAGGACATCCATCTGGCCAAGGCGTCCGGCGCGGGCAACAAGGTCATCCTGTACGGGGCCCGCACCGGCGGCGACGGCATCGGCGGCGTGTCCGTGCTCGCCTCCGAGACCTTCGACGACACCAAGCCGGCCAAGCGCCCCGCCGTGCAGGTCGGCGACCCGTTCCAGGAGAAGCTCCTCATCGAGTGCACCCTGGAGGTCTTCCGGGAGAAGCTGGTCGCCGGCATCCAGGACCTCGGTGGCGCCGGGCTCTCCTGCGCCACCTCCGAGCTGGCCTCCGCGGGCTCCGGCGGTATGCGCGTCGAACTCGACACGGTGCCGCTGCGCGACGCGACCCTCTCGCCCGAGGAGATCCTCATGAGCGAGTCGCAGGAGCGCATGTGCGCGATCGTCGAGCCGCGGCACGTCGACCGCTTCATGGAGATCTGCGAGAAGTGGGACGTCATCGCCACCGTGATCGGCGAGGTGACGGAGGGCGAGCGGCTGGAGATCTTCTGGCACGGCGAGCAGATCGTGGACGTGCCGCCGGGCACCGTCGCACACGAGGGCCCGACGTACCACCGCCCGTACGCCCGCCCCGAGTGGCAGGACGCGCTGCAGGCGGACGACGCGGGCGGGCTGCCCCGTCCGGCCACGTCCGGGGAGCTGCGCGAGCAGGTCCTGAAGCTGGTCGGGTCCCCGAACCAGGCCGCCAAGTCCTGGATCACGGACCAGTACGACCGCTTCGTGCAGGGCAACACCGTGCTCGCCCAGCCCGAGGACGCCGGCATGGTCCGTATCGACCCGGACACCAACCTCGGTGTGGCGGTCGCGACGGACGGCAACGGCCGGTACGCGAAGCTCGACCCGTACGCGGGCGCGCAGCTCGCGCTGGCCGAGGCGTACCGCAACGTCGCCGCCTCGGGTGCCAGGCCGCTCGCCGTCTCCGACTGCCTGAACTTCGGTTCGCCCGAGGACCCGGCCGTCATGTGGCAGTTCGCCGAGGCCACCCGCGGTCTGGCGGACGGCTGCCTGCACCTCGGCACCCCGGTGACCGGCGGCAACGTCTCGCTCTACAACCAGACGGGCGACACGGCGATCCACCCGACGCCCGTCGTGGCCGTGCTCGGGGTGATCGACGACGTGACGCGCCGCACGCCTGTCGCGTTCGCGGAGGAGGGCCAGCTGCTCTACCTGCTGGGCGACACGCGTGAGGAGTTCGGCGGGTCGGCCTGGTCGCAGGTGGTCCACGACCACCTCGGCGGTCTGCCGCCGAAGGTCGACCTGGACCGGGAGAAGCTGCTCGCCGAGATCCTGGTCTCGGGCTCCCGGGACGGCATGATCGACGCGGCCCACGACCTGAGCGACGGCGGTCTGGTCCAGGCGGTCACCGAGTCCTGCCTGCGCGGCGGGAAGGGCGCCCGGCTGGTCGTGCCGGACGGTCTCGACGCCTTCACGTTCCTCTTCTCCGAGTCCGCGGGTCGCGCCGTCGTCGCGGTGCCGCGCAGCGAGGAACTCCGCTTCACCGACATGTGCGGGGCGCGGGGCCTGCCGGCCACCCGGATCGGTGTGGTCGACGGGGACGCGGTGGAGGTCCAGGGCGAGTTCACCGTCCCGCTGGGCGAGCTGCGCAGCGCGCACGAGGAGACCGTCCCGGCGTTGTTCGCCTGA
- the purQ gene encoding phosphoribosylformylglycinamidine synthase subunit PurQ: protein MTARIGVVTFPGTLDDQDALRAVRLAGAEPVSLWHRDKDLKQVDAVVLAGGFSYGDYLRAGAISRFSPVMETVIDQARSGMPVLGICNGFQILTEAHLLPGAMLRNNHLHFICRDQKLRVENAETAWTADYEQGREISVPLKNMDGRYVADERVLDELEAEGRVAFRYLDVNPNGSLRDIAGITNAEGNVVGLMPHPEHAVEPLIGTGGTDGLGFFTSILRRLVAA from the coding sequence GTGACGGCTCGTATCGGTGTCGTCACATTCCCCGGGACTCTCGACGACCAGGACGCACTGCGTGCCGTCCGCCTGGCGGGTGCCGAGCCCGTTTCGCTGTGGCACCGCGACAAGGATCTCAAGCAGGTCGACGCGGTCGTCCTGGCGGGCGGCTTCTCGTACGGCGACTATCTCCGGGCGGGCGCCATCTCCCGCTTCTCGCCGGTGATGGAAACGGTCATCGACCAGGCGAGGTCCGGTATGCCGGTCCTCGGTATCTGCAACGGCTTCCAGATCCTCACCGAGGCCCATCTGCTGCCGGGGGCGATGCTCCGGAACAACCATCTGCACTTCATCTGCCGCGACCAGAAGCTGCGGGTGGAGAACGCGGAAACCGCCTGGACCGCAGACTACGAGCAGGGCCGGGAGATCTCCGTCCCGCTGAAGAACATGGACGGCCGCTACGTCGCCGACGAGCGCGTCCTCGACGAGCTCGAGGCCGAGGGCCGGGTCGCCTTCCGCTACCTGGACGTGAACCCCAACGGCTCGCTGCGTGACATCGCGGGCATCACCAACGCCGAGGGCAACGTCGTCGGCCTGATGCCCCATCCCGAGCACGCCGTGGAGCCCCTCATCGGCACAGGCGGCACGGACGGCCTGGGATTCTTCACCTCGATCCTCAGGAGGCTGGTCGCGGCATGA